aatagggaaaaagttttcctccacccagaGTAGGGTTCACCCACCCATTTAGTATTACTTTGCCCTCTATTAATATCTTTCCCACAGTTTTCAATGCCAATCCCAACACACAAAAAACCCATGGGCAGTGGATTCTCCATTCAACGGGTAATAGGGACGACACTCCATGGCCTTTCAGTCTTGAGGGTGTTCTAGAGGACACTTTTGCCACTCCATCACCAGAACAAACAGCAAGAGGATCAGCACTACATGTCATTTTCGTCTAGGAAGGATGGTCtggagtaagggtgtcaatttagaactgAAGTAGAAAATTGAAATCGAAACCAGCCGTTTAAAATCCAATCGAATCGAACCGAAGTAaaatggttcggttttggtttccaAAGCTGGAAtcgtttctatttttggttcaTTTTGGGTTCATCCCTAAAACCgtaaaatcgaaccaaattacttattttcaaaccaaataaaaaaccatataaaattatatatatatatatatttttaaattaaatgtggatgataattttttttccattttagtgtttgaaAAATGATcctaacaaataagggttttgATTAGTGAAGATGTAAAAAAGTTGGTCCACACATTTAAAATAGGACCTCAACCGaatatgaaaccaaattaaaacccacTAAGAAGTTGAATACAAAACcgaagaaaaactaaaattgaaccGAATTGATTCGGTTTTGGTTCTCAAAATGCATTCCTATTCTCagttcaatttggttttgatttctaaattttgtttcttaaacTAAGCCGAAATTgaatcaattgacacccttactcgaAAGACACTTTGCCTCTCCATCTCCATAACAAGAGGTGTAGATGGGGCCTCAATAGCCTTTAGATGTAACATTTACGGCCTTCAACCATCAACAGAAGTGATGAAAAAGCTACCGATAGACTTTTCAAGTCCAGCTCACGGTCACGTACATGAGCGTACAAAAATGGCTCATAGCCgtgaagatggaatccacccTGTAGGACCCACAtggggtggattccatcttTACGGCTATGAGCCGTTCTCGtacgctcacgtacgtgaaaGTGAGCCCAACTCAAAATTTTTCCTTCATCCTTAGAAGAAGGTTCAccatcatcctagggttttagtatgttccaaaaataccctctcgatacTCATTCCCGTCCTCCCCCATCCctcagtgaatgggatcccattaaTTGTGGGTGGAGAGGAACTCAATCCATAAACTATTGTGATTGTTAGTCACACAAAGTtaaataaaatatgagaaagagAACACGACCCAGTCGTGCACTGCACGTACCCCTGCGCCCTAACATAGGGACCGACGTGCGAAATGATTGCCACACCTCCTAGAACCATAAAAATGACCAGAGGTGCGATGGTCATTTCGTATACCACTGTGTCAGAGAccaggtggcgttctttctcccataaaataataaaattcactCAAATGTTGTAGACTAACCCTACTCATTTGTCAAGTTTCATAAGAAACGAGTTGGCCAAATAGCATAGCAAAGtattgaaaactttttttttgtgtgaaaaaCGTACGTAGTAAAAGCTACAAAGAGAATGCACGGGGCTACCAATGGAGTGGGTGCATTGATATACAATGGAAATATATGCCCATGTAAGGCAACCTACATCCATTGAATTGGAAATAAAACTTGAAACATCAACATTAAAACCTGTCTATCCAACATTTAAAAATTAATATTGCCACATTAATTCCAACATGTGACAGGAATAAAAGGACCATTAAGGGAGGCTTCCCTCATTGGTTTCATCATGTAAAGACTAGTTAATGCTCTACAATctttttgaaaatcaaaattcCATTCTCCCATTCCATTAAAACCAGATGGTAGGGACTGGCCAAGACcagttactatttttttttttatggaagaaGGATCGATTAGCAATGTCCATCCTTctatctaggggtgtcaaaatcaaatcgaaaccgTTTATCAAAATTGAATCGAATCGTTTAAATTGTTTAATAACTGGTTTgattatatttttaaaattgagatcGTCTAATCgaatggtttaaaccaaataggACTATTTCATACTCTTAAATATACATgaatgtgccaaaatcaaatagaaaccGTTTATCAAAATCGAACCGTTGAAACCGTTTaagtttaataaatgattcggCTATAGTTTCAAAGCtgagaccatttaattaaacggtttaaCCAAAATCAGATCGTTTAACATCCTTATGTTAAACCCTATTCTGAACTGATGAATCTAGACCAACCAACCTgaaccaaaacaaaattgaagcCTATTGGATCAGTTCTATATTGGAGTTTTATGACACCAAACCCAAATTCGATTGAATTGAAACCGATAAGAAACCATACCGACTTTTAAAATATCAGATCGAAACTGAACCCAAACCGATAAAAGTCCAAAATTCATAATAAACCACATTTTTTCACATAATTATGGACATACTTACATGGTCAACCAAATACAAATCGATACAAATCTAtctgaaaccaaactgaactGATTTTAGAAAACTGGATCGAGATCGCACCCATATACCAATACCATCCGAAATTCATAAAAATTCacgttttttttcttcttacttATGGATATATTttcatggcaaaccaaatccaaaccgATAAGAGAAACTGATATAAAACTGAAACCGATGCacccttattggattggtttttaACTCACTCATTTTCAATCCAAAACTGATAAAACCAAACCAACCCAAAACTAATCCAAtctgaccgattgacacccctttTCAATGTTGTGACTGGATACTATTACTGGATCTAGAGAGACGAAGAATCAAAACATGCAATATGATAGAAATATAAAAGTGATGTTCTTATCTAATGTATTTTTCATTCTTCATTtacgaaaaaagaaaaaggttttaTGCACCGGGGCACAGGCTATGCCCAAATCCATgagggtgggcgaaatgatcacccgACCTCTCCGAATGGCTATAATGACCGCCCCCACccctaaaaaatttaaaagtgaTTGTCTTGAGAGCATGGATCTGAATTCATAAAAACTTAACCACATAATCATCATCCACGTGGCAACTACCCTTGCAAGTTCCCATAAATTTCCACCATACCCTTACAGGGATCCAGATCTTTCCGGAACTGGAATATATTGTAAGGGGTATAACAGCTTAACACGTTTATCTAAAAATCTCTATATCTAATACTCAGTCCAGAATCTCTATACGGAGCCCACACGTGATAGAATTCAGGTACCCTTCACCAAACAATTAGGTTTTAGATCCCACAAGACAAAATTAAAAGGGAcccactcactcactcactcactcatgACTCACCCATCCAACAAAGGAAATGCTGCCTGAGTTACGGCAGAGGAAGATCCATATCAATGAAACGCCCAAAGCTCAATGCTCAGAGGCTCTCAGAAGCAAcagaaatcagaatcagaattcCTTCTTCacacttcatttcttttctttgctccGAGTTTCTAACTCGGGCCCAACTCAGTTACCATAACATAGTACTTCGATGTTGGCAGAGTatgtaaaaaaacaaaaaaaccaaaaaaacaaatcaccACAGGGAAGGGACAATTTTGTCTTTTTAACCAAGAATTTTCTAACCGTaactgaatcaaatcactacagtgttttaagaaataaaaacaaacctAGGGTTAGTTTTGTCTTTTCACTAACCGTGTAAAATTCTATTTTCCTAAAAGacaatacaaaacaaaaaaaaagccaaaatcACTCCCTAACGCTAGCTGTTGGGTTGCCCCGTACGTCTCTGTTGAGAAGCCCAAGCCCACCATCTCTTTATAACTCTTTCTTCTCGCTCCCTTTCATGTCCACCACTTGTTCTGTTCGGAAACCTACTCAAGCCTGTGATTTCAGACACGCTTCTCACATTTATTACGTTTCTGCCACTACCATAAGTACCATCAATGTCCTTGTCATCTCTCCTCTGTTGCTGCAGCTGCTGTAGTTGCTGTTGCAACTGTAAATTATGGTGATGATGCTTCGTGGAAATGGACGGTCGAGCGCTCATCAACGACGAGTATCGTCCACTCTCAGTGATAATCATTTCCGACCGTAGAAACAGAAGATCCGACGGCTGCAGATCACTCCACCGCTGCTGGAGCCCACTGTCGGAGACTATGATCCGGTGTTCCAACCGACGTTCCAACTCGCTTTCCGATAACAAGAGACCGTCTTTGCGGCATCCACGGTCAAAGCATCCAACGGTCACagattcttttttcttcctcaagCTTGCGATATCAAGAGACCTTCTCGATACGGCCGCCGCAGGCGGTGGTGCCACCACCGAGTTGCCGCCATCGGATCGGTGCACGACGATTTGCAAGAACCCACTTGTTTTCTCTCCGGCTGAAGAGTGTCGACCGGAAACCCTTCGAGGTTCGAACCCGACCGTGCTTGGTCGGACCTCActtgcttctctctcctctattgcTTCCTGCTGTCGTCTCTGCTCATCGTTTTCGTCTCCGAGTCTCGATTCGTCCACCAGCAGAACATCTTCTGGATCGACTCGATAGCGACAGAGAGGGCAAGTCGAGTGAGCATCTAACCAGGTATCAACACATTCGAAGTGAAACGCGTGCTTACATTTAGGCAACAATCTCAGCACATCCATGGATTCGAATTTGGTCAAGCAAACAGCGCATTCAAGCCCTTCTTTTTGCCCTCTAAGTGAGCTGAATCGGAAAATCGGTAGCGAATCAATGACCGACCGATCGATCCCTGAGTTCTTTCTCGTCGAAGCCATCACTCTTGGGTCGTGATTACCTGCATACCCTCTAGCTCCATTGTTTCTCTTGCAGTGTTTCGcgtacagaagaagaagaaacgtaATAGAGAAAATGGTCGTTAAGACTCCAACAATCACAGCGATGCTTGGCCTGAAAGAAGCGTAATTGGATTTTTCGTCAGGACGTGGTGGAGATGGATCAGCATTGTTTGGGGAAGGGGAATTGGGTTTTGTTCCATCATTAGCCATTAGAGTTCTGAAacagaaggtgaagaagaagaagagaaggaaagagtcCCAGAAGCTCAGAAACCTGAAAAGCCCTGAAGAAACTCCCATCTCTGGTTCTGGAAACACGGGTTTCTGAAACAGAATAAGAGTTTCGGGAGGCCTAATACAGAGGGGGAATCGATGGGTTGGAGTTGGATTTTCaggaaaaatacaaaagagaGAAGACAAAGGCATCTAACTGATTAGTATTTATTTTTGTCGATATAATGAGAGAGAAGCAGAGAGTTAAATGTATACTGTAAGAGAAAATACGAAcatacgagagagagagagagagagagagagagagagcggtGTGGTTGGAGTTTGATTAACTGGATCTCGTCATCCAATTAAGTTTGAAAAGAAGCCTACGGGTGTCTGAAGCTCCCGACGAGCGTCACTGCCGTCACCGCACAACCTGAGAAAAAGCGGATAAGAACAaaaaatgatgataatgatgtatGTAATATACGGTGTTTTGACCAAATTAACCTTGTACATATATTCTGTTCATTTCAAACCCTGACTCTCTATGCAGACTAGTATCCAAAACCTGACTTGGGGCTTTTTGGGGAAATTgggtaaaaaaattaaatggttgGTGAACCTTAAAAGCTGGTTAGTTGTCATGTGTGAGGCGATATGGTTGGATCCAAGTTAGAGAGGATGTCATGTCGATTTTAGGAATCAATTTTGATAATAAAGGTTATAATATGATTCATAATTTAATAAATTACGAAAATACCACCAATGGAAATTGCAATGGGACAAGTGGGTATCTTTTACAACAAGGGATCCACTCAAAGTAAGACTGATTGGAGATATAATGGCACTActtgttttaatttataaaaataggAGAGGGTTTTCATGCACGGCCACACATTAGCCAGGGTgagaggaatttttatcacctccaattcgctgcccgttccaatccctcacataggagcataaatgaccatcctacccaatcttgggcagtgtgtttgggcaggggataaggtggtcatttcagctcctatgtgaagaattggagggaattgaagcGAGTtggaattgaaggtgataacgATTCGGGCGGGAGACAATGCATCAAATAAGGTCTAACGGAaaggtttggtcatttcaatcCCTTCTTGTCTTATGGCATTGGTCTATGGGTCTATGCTTGACCGTGCATGAAACCTTTAGCCATAAATATAATAAGAGGAAAATCATTTCTAAGGTTTCTAATATTATGGATAACTACGTTAGAGGTTACCTAAACATTTGAAACTTGATGTTTGGGGTGCCTCATAAATTAGTgaagttaatttttttaaaaatcaaaataccTCTATACAAGTACATGATCAAAGAATCCTAACCTCTTATGTCTTTTGAAAGATAACAATTAGAAGGATATGGTTAAACAATCatgttttactatttttaaatctttgaattgAATTTTTGTCTAATCATTTTAGAATTTTAAACCAATGTAATCATTTAGTTTCACTAGATTAACAGTTATGATTCATTTGAACCTTCGACACgtgaaaaaaaaacagttttatTGCATGAATAGAAGCTTTTAATGATCTAATCATACATCAGATTGTA
The sequence above is a segment of the Telopea speciosissima isolate NSW1024214 ecotype Mountain lineage chromosome 7, Tspe_v1, whole genome shotgun sequence genome. Coding sequences within it:
- the LOC122667267 gene encoding RING-H2 finger protein ATL43 — protein: MPLSSLFCIFPENPTPTHRFPLCIRPPETLILFQKPVFPEPEMGVSSGLFRFLSFWDSFLLFFFFTFCFRTLMANDGTKPNSPSPNNADPSPPRPDEKSNYASFRPSIAVIVGVLTTIFSITFLLLLYAKHCKRNNGARGYAGNHDPRVMASTRKNSGIDRSVIDSLPIFRFSSLRGQKEGLECAVCLTKFESMDVLRLLPKCKHAFHFECVDTWLDAHSTCPLCRYRVDPEDVLLVDESRLGDENDEQRRQQEAIEEREASEVRPSTVGFEPRRVSGRHSSAGEKTSGFLQIVVHRSDGGNSVVAPPPAAAVSRRSLDIASLRKKKESVTVGCFDRGCRKDGLLLSESELERRLEHRIIVSDSGLQQRWSDLQPSDLLFLRSEMIITESGRYSSLMSARPSISTKHQQQQRRDDKDIDGTYGSGRNVINVRSVSEITGLSRFPNRTSGGHEREREERVIKRWWAWASQQRRTGQPNS